The DNA region AAGGGAAATATCTCTGCTAAGATTTTCACTTTCCGTGATTTGTGTGTCGCAACTCAAAACTTCCACCTTGACAATCTACTAGGTGAAGGAGGCTTTGGGAGGGTGTACAAAGGAATCATTCCTAGCACGAACCAAGTACCATTGCCATCTATACTTAAGTCTAtcatgtaaaaagaaaagagtaaagGGTCTACAAAgtttaataattttgtgttttcatctCATTCAGGTTGTTGCAGTTAAGCAACTCGACAGGAATGGGTTCCAAGGAAACAGAGAATTTCTTGTAGAGGTTTTGATGTTGAGTCTTCTTCACCACCCTAACCTTGTCAATTTGGTTGGATATTGTGCTGATGGGGATCAGAGGATTTTAGCTTATGAGTACATGCCCAATGGTTCTTTGGAGGATCACCTTCTTGGTATCCCCAAATAACTCAATTTGCATCATTTATTAAAGCATTGAATTAGATGGGAGAAttggaaaaaaatgaataaattatcCCATTTAAAATATAGATTTTGAACCTTCTTTCCTTCAAACATGGTCTTTTCTAAATTAGCTAATACATATGCCAACAACTTAAGATGATTATGCTCATCGTGTGCTTAAAATGTCTTTTTAGTCAAGCAAACTAAATCCAAGGctgaatttattttcattcaacATTTTGAATTTGGCATCAAAGTCTTACTTTCAAATCTTGCATACtgtaaaaattttgttgtgcgcctttcattttttctttctagcAAGACAAATCATCCATGCAACATGCATTGCAGCTAGACCATAAGGTGTCTTAACTACTATTTTCTGCTACGCATAAATTTGATTTTCAGAGGCACCTCCCGACGCAGAGCCTTTGGATTGGAATACCAGAATGAAAATTGCTGAAGGAGCAGCAAGAGGGCTTGAATACTTACATGAAACAGCTGATCCCCCAGTGATATATCGCGATTTCAAAGCATCAAACATTCTATTGGATGAGAACTTCAATCCGAAGCTTTCTGATTTCGGCCTTGCAAAGCTAGGTCCAACAGGGGATAAGACCCATGTCTCCACCAGGGTGATGGGAACCTATGGCTACTGTGCACCAGAGTATGCACTCACAGGCCAGTTAACCACAAAATCTGATGTGTACAGCTTTGGAGTAGTGTTTTTGGAGATAATCACAGGAAGAAGAGTCATTGATAATGCAAGGCCCTCAGAAGAGCAGAATCTAGTTTCTTGGGTATGTCTATTAGGTTGAAGCTCTCCAAACAAATCTTCTCTTCAACATAATTAGACTTCAAACTTTGCACGTTTTGACACTCCTTCCAATGGAGAACTAAAAAAATGCTCCAAtagtttttaagttttcttGCATTCTTTTTGTTACTCGATAACAGTTTGATGGTGCAAGCTAGAACCAAAACTTGAAGCCTTGAAAATTGATCACATTCATCTTTTGCAGGCACAACCACTATTTAAAGATAGGAGAAAGTTTACGTTAATGGCTGACCCGTTGCTTGAAGATAACTACCCTGTAAAGGGTCTATACCAAGCTCTGGCCGTTGCAGCCATGTGTCTCCAAGAAGAAGCTGATACTCGGCCTTTGATCAGTGATGTTGTAACAGCTCTTGAATTTTTATCCACACACAagaatgaagagggttctgggAAGTACAGTGGCGATGCTAATCAACGTAGCAATGGAGATGTGCAGTTTGATAGCTAGATGATGGTATTGAGGGGGGCAGAGAATAAGAAAAAGGTACCAGTGGGGCTTTTCAACCGTTTCTTGAAATTTCATCATGTTGTTGTAAAATAGTCAAGAACTAACCCCAAGCTGAGCtgcaaatattgtaaaaaattaaagaactaCACCAATACCATTTACTTTAATAtcgtttttctttatttttttccttccctaaGTTTTTGCCCAACAATTTTTAACAACGACGCCCTATGATATCATGTACAACGAACATTGtgaattttatcatttgaaataaaactataaattcaATTATCTAATtatagagtccgtttggatagaacttattttgctgaaactgaaaactgaaaacactgtagcaaaataatttttaaatatgtgaatagtaccgtgggacccatttttaatgaaaaagttactgaaaagtaaaatttgtgggacccatgaacagtgcatttgtgcactgttcatggctgaaaagtcaaaccttgcggctgggttaaaaaaaaaaaaaaaaaaaagaaggaagcaaAACGCGGACGTGTACacttggatccaaacgccctcataaTATACAATCATTAAAAGATTGTAGCTCAATTAAAACCTCTTAATATTTCCTGTAAagattgaaagctcggatttgtactaaaacacaagagcttattcagacccaaaaaagaaattacggctagattgcttttattATAACTTAGACTAAGTGTAGAACAAGAGTAAagaaattacggctagattgcttttattCTAACTTAGACTAAGTGtagaacaagagtaaataagcTCAATGAACTAATAACtctaccctaagccatattcatctaTCATcgacaataaaatgaaagcttaaaacgtaaggaagagagatgcaaatacaaaatAACACAGAGACGtattatcgaagagaaaaccgaagaattcggcgaaaaacctctctacgATCCTCCAAGTTGAAATCGATCtactaaataataaagttagaatacacgaataacaaaagaccctccaagcctaatttaTATAGTGTACTTGAgtcctccaagctcctgctaccaacggacttttcggagtcttgtcttctctaactttccaAATCCCGCAATttagcccgattgcatccgccaatgaaTGACTCATTCCAATGCTTCCTAGTAGCACCAAAATTTACACTCAGAATGAGTGTGGTATATGTTTGGGCTAGCAACCTTTCAAAGatctagagatggagaggtaggagttgaggaaaatcacaaggaaatgtgtagatgattgtgggtatgacaatctctaactctcaagtgtattttctagggttttttctctaaaaaacactccttacaatttgtgggtaatgagggtatatataatgTAGGTAAAAACTTGGTAAAGCAACACacaactttttgccaaacagaaACTTTTGCGGGTCCTTTGTGGGTTGGCCCTTCTCACGAGTTAGTCGCGAAAATAATAGCTTCACACGATTCTTCATCTTCCAATCGTGTGCTCTTCACGTGACCTTTTCGCAAGTTGCTTCTCGTGAACTACTCGCGAGCCAATCGTGAAATTCATTTATTCaacttttgaaacttgattctTTACTGATTTatcacactcatcccttaca from Castanea sativa cultivar Marrone di Chiusa Pesio chromosome 6, ASM4071231v1 includes:
- the LOC142641008 gene encoding putative serine/threonine-protein kinase PBL23 — protein: MNCFSCCMSQEKINRRSLKKSIKEYHDTKTLASFTKLSFKSDSSRRRYITEEIQKIGKGNISAKIFTFRDLCVATQNFHLDNLLGEGGFGRVYKGIIPSTNQVVAVKQLDRNGFQGNREFLVEVLMLSLLHHPNLVNLVGYCADGDQRILAYEYMPNGSLEDHLLEAPPDAEPLDWNTRMKIAEGAARGLEYLHETADPPVIYRDFKASNILLDENFNPKLSDFGLAKLGPTGDKTHVSTRVMGTYGYCAPEYALTGQLTTKSDVYSFGVVFLEIITGRRVIDNARPSEEQNLVSWAQPLFKDRRKFTLMADPLLEDNYPVKGLYQALAVAAMCLQEEADTRPLISDVVTALEFLSTHKNEEGSGKYSGDANQRSNGDVQFDS